From the Streptobacillus felis genome, one window contains:
- a CDS encoding Spx/MgsR family RNA polymerase-binding regulatory protein, producing the protein MKLICYPKCSTCQKAQKHLESKKLVFEKRHIVEEKLSMEELKEIYEKSGLDIKKMFNTSGNMYKELNLKDRLNTMTLEEKLELLSTNGMLVKRPILLFRDNVIIGYDEEKYNNI; encoded by the coding sequence TTGAAGTTAATATGTTATCCAAAATGTAGTACATGTCAAAAAGCACAAAAACATTTAGAATCTAAAAAACTTGTTTTTGAAAAGAGACATATAGTTGAAGAAAAATTAAGCATGGAAGAATTAAAAGAAATATATGAAAAATCAGGATTGGATATAAAAAAAATGTTCAATACTAGTGGGAATATGTATAAAGAGTTAAATTTAAAGGATAGATTAAACACTATGACTTTAGAAGAAAAGTTAGAACTGTTATCAACTAATGGCATGTTAGTAAAAAGACCTATATTATTATTTAGAGATAATGTAATAATAGGTTATGATGAAGAAAAATATAATAATATTTAG
- the xseA gene encoding exodeoxyribonuclease VII large subunit gives MNKVLTVSEIGEILERTFNQLFLDAYEIEGEISNITYQNTGHLYFTLKDKNAQIKCAVFRYKDKGIIRDLKDGEKIQVKGTVSFYKPGGSVTFKVTKLQRLDLLGKLHQELEKLKLKYYEMGYFDENKKKPIPRIVKRLGVITSQTGAAIQDIINTTHNRDKYVDIFLYPVKVQGEGSKEEISNALNYFNDNQEIYNLDAIIVGRGGGSIEDLWSFNEKEVVEAIYNSKIFVVSAVGHETDTLLSDYVADLRASTPTQAAEKIIKKLEDEENTLKTFEYKINKSLENKYKVLKNEILSIKNSYIIRKFDERISEKRIILSDLEDKLIQKLEYKFEKVKNNFDNIKLKININNVYTKIEMLKNMINNEKVNLIKNMNIKIEKKKNELENLRLITSKHSNEDILKKGYTITTYKGKVVKRSIDLSKGSKIETMFLDGCVESKVE, from the coding sequence ATGAATAAAGTATTAACAGTATCGGAAATAGGAGAAATCTTAGAAAGAACATTTAACCAGTTATTTTTAGATGCATATGAAATTGAAGGAGAAATTTCAAATATCACTTATCAAAATACAGGACATCTTTATTTTACATTAAAGGATAAAAATGCACAAATAAAATGTGCAGTTTTCAGATATAAAGACAAGGGTATTATAAGAGATTTAAAAGATGGTGAAAAAATACAGGTTAAGGGAACTGTTAGTTTCTATAAACCTGGTGGTTCTGTTACTTTTAAAGTAACTAAATTACAAAGATTAGATTTGTTAGGTAAATTACATCAAGAATTAGAAAAACTTAAATTAAAATACTATGAAATGGGATATTTTGACGAAAACAAAAAAAAACCTATACCAAGAATAGTTAAGAGATTAGGTGTAATAACTTCACAAACTGGAGCTGCTATTCAAGATATAATAAATACTACACATAATAGAGATAAATATGTAGATATATTTCTTTATCCGGTAAAGGTGCAGGGTGAAGGTTCAAAAGAAGAAATCTCTAATGCTTTAAATTATTTCAATGATAATCAAGAAATATATAATTTAGATGCAATAATTGTAGGTCGTGGTGGTGGATCTATTGAAGATTTATGGTCTTTTAACGAAAAAGAAGTGGTTGAGGCTATATATAATTCAAAAATATTTGTAGTATCTGCAGTAGGACATGAAACAGATACACTTTTATCAGATTATGTTGCAGATTTAAGAGCTTCAACACCTACGCAGGCAGCAGAAAAAATAATAAAGAAATTAGAAGATGAAGAAAATACTTTAAAAACGTTTGAATATAAGATAAATAAAAGTTTAGAGAATAAATATAAAGTATTGAAAAATGAAATATTAAGTATTAAAAATTCATATATAATTAGAAAATTTGATGAAAGAATAAGTGAAAAAAGAATTATTTTATCTGATTTAGAAGATAAATTGATACAAAAATTAGAATATAAGTTTGAAAAGGTTAAGAATAATTTTGATAATATTAAATTGAAAATTAATATAAATAATGTCTATACAAAAATTGAGATGTTAAAGAACATGATAAATAATGAAAAAGTAAATTTAATTAAAAATATGAATATTAAAATTGAAAAGAAAAAGAATGAATTAGAGAATTTAAGATTAATTACGTCAAAGCATTCTAATGAAGATATACTTAAGAAAGGCTATACTATAACTACATATAAAGGTAAAGTAGTAAAGAGAAGTATAGATCTTTCTAAAGGAAGTAAAATTGAAACTATGTTTCTTGATGGATGTGTTGAAAGTAAAGTTGAATAG
- a CDS encoding deoxycytidylate deaminase, translating into MKRENYLSWDEYFMGIAFLSANRSKDPVTQVGACIVKDSKIVGIGYNGFPMGSSDDEIPWGKEGDFLNTKYAYVVHAELNAILNSNRDLKGSTIYVTHFPCNECAKSIIQTGISKVVFYSDKHKDKDSSIASRRMLNNAGIEIVKLELGIDELVIKFKD; encoded by the coding sequence ATGAAAAGAGAAAATTATTTATCTTGGGATGAATATTTTATGGGAATTGCTTTTTTATCAGCTAATAGAAGTAAGGATCCTGTTACTCAAGTTGGTGCTTGTATAGTAAAAGACAGTAAAATTGTAGGAATAGGATATAATGGATTTCCTATGGGATCTAGTGATGATGAAATACCTTGGGGTAAAGAAGGTGATTTTTTAAATACTAAATATGCATATGTAGTACATGCTGAATTAAATGCAATACTAAATAGCAATAGAGATCTTAAAGGTTCAACAATTTATGTGACACATTTTCCTTGTAATGAATGTGCAAAAAGTATTATTCAAACAGGAATATCTAAAGTAGTGTTTTATTCTGATAAACATAAGGATAAAGACAGTAGTATAGCATCAAGAAGAATGCTTAATAATGCTGGTATAGAAATAGTTAAATTAGAATTAGGTATAGATGAATTAGTTATAAAATTTAAAGATTAA
- the smc gene encoding chromosome segregation protein SMC → MYLKALEINGFKSFSTKTVIDFTQGITSIVGPNGSGKSNILDAILWVLGEQSYKNIRASMSSDVIFSGGKNKKHANSAEVSLLIDNEDRYLDYEADDVKITRRIYRNGEGEYLINNKKSRLKDIHNLFMDTGIGKQAYSIIGQGRVERIIGSNPKEIREILEEAAGTKRAKLEKDDALKKLSNVQVELEKITYVERELEQRVKRLKEESEKAGLYNSLVHQINVNKYMLYEFNINKIEVEQNLLILEKEANSKKIENIQENLEKENEKLKETSIKKNEMIHLIEVEKNKLTLIFNELDVLKEELNSILLEKSNYEVKLAEKLLIKDKLLSDEKIYDDKIKVENKEINHLNKDYIKKKDSIDNLKEKIEYLTKLRNEIEEKLSIHEKTINEIEMKRYRLRGENEDLDRKNKLTENNKIKLEEEKNNILLNLKKVKLEFDALKNRESNHEKSNKSIIDKQKKYTEEISILDKERKILNNESQKIIFEKESKLSKFESIQKTLDDNVFLNASSKFILDNFKDDNNVINTVSNLLDIPEKYLTAISVLVGFSLNDIVIKRASESKKYITELKNKKIGTISFLPLDNIKTFSKITKLPEGDGVIDFARNVVKIKNSEYDKVLDFIFSNALIVEDIDIANKLIKNGFSDRVITLDGDLVTARGRISGGYKKNKVDLTLSKKDELRTIKRDMELLDKKKKEIDDKYKNILEKIEDFEEKLSNENEKVNKYKLEYNDIKYLIDMKNNEISSLERKIDTIDYEIKDSNLIIIENTNKIDKNIQEIDQSINIIEEIYSERESLEFKLGEIEDVDRHQTKLHNMLVEFAVINEKLNNKNKTKDELKLMYNKIRKDLNEIDIFEHNKDELFSNFNVNILEKNVRIENITKDRDILNESIKNNEVMLKSIEKNEVDHFNKISELEKETIKMINIVEKLSENIGRNSNELENLNEKMEELHESKESILNDFNYNKLEEDRVSQVKSNITRLENKKENIGSVNLASIDEYNFENERYMVLVNQKQDLENSSNSIKNLISNIENDMITKFTYALNEIKNNFKYMCNEIFYGAKADIKLTDPDNILNTGLELSVKYKNKPEQTLMLLSGGEKSMLAVSFIMAIFMFKPSPFTFFDEIEAALDEANTKKIIELLRRFIDKSQFILITHNKETMKGSDRLYGVTMNKEIGESKIVSVDI, encoded by the coding sequence ATGTATTTAAAGGCGTTAGAAATAAATGGATTTAAGTCTTTTTCAACTAAGACAGTAATAGATTTTACTCAAGGAATTACATCTATTGTTGGCCCTAATGGGAGTGGTAAAAGTAATATATTAGATGCAATACTATGGGTATTGGGAGAACAAAGCTATAAAAACATACGTGCTTCTATGAGTAGTGATGTAATTTTTTCTGGTGGAAAAAATAAAAAACATGCAAATAGTGCAGAAGTAAGCTTATTAATAGATAATGAAGATAGATATTTAGACTATGAAGCTGATGATGTAAAGATAACTAGAAGAATCTATAGAAATGGTGAAGGTGAATATTTAATTAATAATAAAAAATCAAGATTAAAAGATATTCATAATCTTTTCATGGATACAGGTATTGGTAAACAAGCTTATTCTATTATAGGACAAGGTAGAGTAGAAAGAATAATTGGTTCTAATCCAAAAGAAATAAGAGAAATACTTGAAGAAGCAGCTGGAACTAAAAGAGCTAAGTTAGAAAAAGATGATGCTTTAAAAAAATTATCAAATGTACAGGTTGAATTAGAAAAAATTACTTATGTAGAAAGAGAATTAGAACAAAGAGTAAAAAGATTAAAAGAAGAATCTGAAAAAGCAGGGCTATATAATAGTTTAGTCCATCAAATTAATGTCAATAAATATATGCTTTATGAATTTAATATTAACAAAATTGAAGTAGAACAAAATTTACTTATATTAGAAAAAGAAGCAAATAGTAAAAAAATTGAAAATATTCAAGAAAATCTTGAAAAAGAAAATGAAAAATTAAAGGAGACTTCAATAAAGAAAAATGAGATGATACATCTTATTGAAGTAGAAAAAAATAAATTAACATTAATATTTAATGAATTAGATGTTTTAAAAGAAGAGTTAAACTCAATATTATTAGAAAAATCAAATTATGAAGTAAAACTTGCTGAGAAGTTATTAATAAAAGATAAATTGTTAAGTGATGAGAAGATTTATGATGATAAAATAAAGGTAGAAAATAAAGAAATTAATCATTTAAATAAGGACTATATTAAGAAAAAAGATTCTATAGATAATTTAAAAGAAAAAATAGAATATTTAACGAAATTACGTAATGAAATAGAAGAAAAATTATCAATTCATGAAAAAACTATAAACGAAATTGAAATGAAAAGATATAGATTAAGAGGAGAAAACGAAGATTTAGATAGAAAAAATAAATTGACTGAAAATAATAAAATTAAATTGGAAGAAGAAAAAAATAACATCTTACTTAATTTAAAAAAGGTTAAATTGGAATTTGATGCCTTAAAGAATAGAGAGAGTAATCATGAAAAGTCTAATAAAAGTATTATAGATAAACAAAAAAAATATACAGAAGAGATTTCTATTTTAGATAAAGAAAGAAAAATTCTAAATAATGAAAGTCAAAAAATAATATTTGAAAAAGAATCTAAATTATCTAAATTCGAATCTATACAAAAAACTTTAGATGATAATGTATTTTTAAATGCTTCAAGTAAGTTTATTCTAGATAATTTTAAGGATGATAATAATGTTATTAATACAGTATCAAATCTTTTGGATATACCAGAAAAGTATCTTACAGCTATTTCGGTATTAGTAGGTTTTAGTCTAAATGATATAGTAATTAAAAGAGCAAGTGAAAGTAAAAAATATATAACTGAATTGAAAAATAAAAAGATAGGAACAATATCTTTTTTACCTTTAGATAATATCAAGACTTTTTCAAAAATCACTAAATTACCAGAAGGTGATGGTGTAATTGATTTTGCAAGAAATGTTGTGAAAATAAAAAACTCTGAATATGATAAAGTTTTAGATTTCATATTTTCAAATGCTTTAATAGTTGAAGATATAGACATAGCGAATAAATTAATAAAAAATGGATTTAGTGACAGAGTAATTACTTTAGATGGAGATCTTGTTACTGCAAGAGGTAGAATATCTGGCGGATACAAAAAAAATAAAGTAGATTTAACGTTAAGTAAAAAAGATGAATTAAGAACTATAAAAAGAGATATGGAGTTATTGGATAAAAAGAAAAAAGAAATTGACGATAAATACAAAAATATCTTAGAAAAAATTGAAGATTTTGAAGAAAAGTTAAGCAATGAAAATGAAAAAGTTAATAAATATAAGTTAGAATATAACGATATTAAATATTTAATAGATATGAAAAACAATGAAATTTCTAGTTTAGAAAGAAAAATAGATACTATAGATTATGAAATTAAAGATAGCAACTTAATTATTATTGAAAATACAAATAAAATTGATAAAAACATTCAAGAAATTGATCAATCTATTAATATTATTGAAGAAATATATAGTGAAAGAGAAAGTTTAGAATTTAAATTAGGTGAAATAGAAGATGTTGATAGACATCAAACTAAATTACATAATATGTTAGTTGAATTTGCAGTAATTAACGAAAAATTAAATAATAAAAATAAAACAAAAGATGAATTAAAACTAATGTATAATAAAATCAGAAAAGATTTAAATGAAATAGATATCTTTGAACATAATAAAGATGAATTGTTTAGTAATTTTAATGTAAATATTTTAGAAAAAAATGTTAGAATAGAAAATATTACTAAGGATAGAGATATCTTAAATGAAAGTATAAAAAATAATGAAGTTATGTTAAAGTCTATAGAGAAAAACGAAGTTGATCATTTTAACAAGATTAGTGAATTAGAAAAAGAAACTATAAAAATGATTAATATAGTTGAAAAATTATCTGAAAATATTGGTAGAAATTCAAATGAGTTAGAAAACTTAAATGAAAAGATGGAAGAATTACATGAAAGTAAAGAAAGTATACTTAATGATTTTAACTATAACAAACTTGAAGAAGATAGAGTTAGTCAGGTAAAATCAAATATAACTAGGTTAGAGAATAAAAAAGAAAATATTGGTAGTGTAAATTTAGCATCTATAGATGAATATAATTTTGAAAATGAAAGATATATGGTATTAGTTAATCAGAAACAAGATTTAGAAAATAGTTCAAATTCAATAAAAAATCTTATTTCAAATATTGAAAATGATATGATAACTAAATTTACCTATGCTTTAAATGAAATAAAAAATAATTTTAAATATATGTGTAATGAAATTTTTTATGGTGCAAAGGCAGATATAAAGTTAACAGATCCTGATAATATATTAAATACTGGTTTAGAACTAAGTGTAAAATATAAGAATAAACCTGAACAAACATTAATGTTACTTTCAGGAGG